From the Vibrio alginolyticus NBRC 15630 = ATCC 17749 genome, one window contains:
- the ftsN gene encoding cell division protein FtsN, which translates to MANRDYVRRGRGAPKKSTKKQPPRRKKPWRSGLLAILLVGGFGYGLYLLSSDPEPKQPVVKQPTTTVSKPKPKKDLPPPPEEKWEYVESLPKREVEVVAKEIEVSKIPYIMQCGAYKTQAQAEERKLAIAFQGMSSKIRKKEGSSWYRVVLGPYKFKRDAERDRHKLQRAKIEPCAIWKENL; encoded by the coding sequence GTGGCAAATAGAGATTATGTAAGACGGGGGCGAGGCGCCCCAAAAAAGTCGACAAAAAAACAGCCGCCGAGAAGAAAAAAACCTTGGCGCAGTGGCCTGCTCGCTATCTTGCTCGTGGGCGGTTTTGGCTATGGTCTTTACCTTTTGAGTAGCGACCCAGAACCTAAACAACCAGTCGTGAAGCAGCCAACAACCACTGTAAGCAAACCAAAGCCGAAAAAAGACTTGCCGCCACCACCAGAAGAAAAATGGGAATATGTTGAGTCACTACCGAAACGTGAAGTTGAAGTTGTGGCCAAAGAAATTGAAGTTTCTAAAATTCCTTACATCATGCAGTGTGGCGCGTACAAAACTCAGGCACAAGCCGAAGAGCGCAAGCTTGCAATCGCGTTCCAAGGGATGTCGAGCAAGATTCGTAAGAAAGAAGGCAGTTCATGGTATCGCGTGGTGCTAGGTCCGTATAAGTTCAAACGTGATGCAGAACGTGACCGTCATAAACTGCAACGCGCGAAAATCGAGCCGTGCGCGATTTGGAAAGAAAATCTTTAA
- the cytR gene encoding DNA-binding transcriptional regulator CytR translates to MATMKDVAQLAGVSTATVSRALMNPEKVSSSTRKRVEDAVLEAGYSPNSLARNLRRNESKTIVTIVPDICDPYFSEIIRGIEDAAMEHGYLVLLGDSGQQKKRESSFVNLVFTKQADGMLLLGTDLPFDVSKPEQKNLPPMVMACEFAPELELPTVHIDNLTSAFEAVNYLTQLGHKRIAQISGPDTAILCQFRQQGYQQALRRAGINKDPQYSVITEFSFDGGAKAVRKLLELPEPPTAIFCHCDTMAIGAIQEAKKLGLRVPQDLSVVGFDDINFAQYCDPPLTTISQPRYEIGRQAMLMMLEMLKGHDVHSGSRLLETNLVIRGSAAPPQRP, encoded by the coding sequence ATGGCGACAATGAAGGATGTTGCCCAGCTTGCGGGAGTGTCTACGGCTACGGTATCTCGAGCCTTAATGAATCCAGAGAAAGTCTCTTCTTCTACAAGAAAGAGAGTAGAAGATGCCGTACTTGAAGCGGGTTATTCTCCAAACTCATTAGCGCGTAACTTACGTAGAAACGAATCAAAAACCATTGTTACTATCGTTCCCGACATCTGTGATCCTTATTTTTCTGAAATTATTCGCGGTATTGAAGATGCAGCCATGGAACATGGCTATCTAGTCCTGCTGGGCGATAGCGGACAACAGAAGAAACGCGAAAGCTCTTTCGTTAACCTCGTATTTACTAAGCAGGCAGATGGAATGCTACTGCTTGGTACAGATCTACCATTCGATGTCAGTAAGCCAGAGCAAAAGAACTTACCTCCGATGGTAATGGCGTGTGAATTTGCGCCAGAGCTCGAGCTTCCGACAGTACATATTGATAACCTGACCTCAGCATTTGAAGCGGTGAATTACCTGACTCAATTAGGTCATAAACGCATTGCTCAAATCTCTGGACCAGATACAGCAATATTGTGTCAGTTCCGCCAGCAAGGCTACCAACAAGCCCTGCGCCGTGCCGGCATCAATAAAGATCCACAATATAGTGTCATTACTGAGTTTTCTTTTGATGGCGGAGCAAAAGCCGTTCGTAAACTGCTCGAATTGCCAGAACCACCAACGGCTATTTTCTGCCACTGTGACACAATGGCCATCGGCGCAATTCAAGAAGCGAAAAAGCTTGGCTTACGAGTACCGCAAGATCTCTCTGTTGTGGGCTTTGATGACATTAACTTCGCTCAGTACTGCGATCCACCGTTGACCACCATCTCTCAACCTCGCTATGAGATTGGTCGACAAGCGATGCTAATGATGCTCGAGATGTTAAAAGGCCACGACGTGCATTCAGGCTCGCGTCTGCTTGAAACTAATCTCGTCATTCGTGGAAGTGCAGCGCCACCACAGCGCCCTTAA
- the hslV gene encoding ATP-dependent protease subunit HslV yields the protein MTTIVSVRRNNKVVIAGDGQVSLGNTVMKGNARKVRRLYNNQVLAGFAGGTADAFTLFERFESKLQMHQGHLTKAAVELAKDWRSDRALRKLEALLAVADETASLIITGNGDVVQPEHDLIAIGSGGAYAQAAATALLENTDLDAREIAEKALNIAGDICVFTNHHHTVEELDSAVEPEKPTA from the coding sequence GTGACTACCATTGTATCTGTACGTCGAAATAATAAAGTCGTCATCGCGGGTGATGGCCAAGTATCTCTAGGCAATACCGTAATGAAAGGTAATGCGCGCAAAGTTCGCCGCCTATACAACAACCAAGTACTAGCGGGCTTTGCCGGCGGTACTGCGGATGCCTTCACCCTTTTTGAGCGCTTCGAAAGCAAACTGCAAATGCACCAAGGTCACCTAACCAAAGCGGCAGTTGAGCTAGCCAAAGACTGGCGTAGCGATCGTGCTTTGCGCAAGCTCGAAGCATTACTTGCCGTTGCCGACGAAACCGCATCGTTAATCATTACCGGTAATGGTGATGTCGTACAGCCAGAACACGACCTGATTGCGATTGGCTCTGGTGGTGCTTACGCACAAGCTGCCGCAACCGCCCTACTAGAAAACACAGATCTAGATGCTCGTGAGATCGCGGAAAAAGCTCTCAATATCGCGGGTGATATTTGTGTCTTCACTAACCATCACCACACGGTAGAAGAGCTAGACTCAGCAGTAGAGCCTGAAAAACCAACCGCGTAA